From the genome of Pantoea alfalfae, one region includes:
- a CDS encoding extracellular solute-binding protein, with protein MSVSSVRSFRIRNVGRLLAAGLLAGSVSHAAHAAVTLNEWDIYNYPEQTAAVDEGIKEFSQQNPGIVINRSVHSFEDTRIPLKLALTAGDGPQIAQVNQGGGDMGSLVKDKLLLPLDGYAASYGWTTRFPDSILKRNRWSDSGEFGSGKLYGVASLGEMVGLYYNKALLDKAGIAVPKTLAELESAMAKLKQQGTAPMMLGLLDGNMGQQLLSTLWQAQIESHDRKTLDNLIYDVGGTFKDSKLVNAATMMKSWTDKGYFFPGFQGIGHDDAATLFQNGQAAFLVSGTWYLGQFKDNKDIHFAAMPAGEGVKQPLMVGGTDLAFSITSTAKGKDQQEGAAKFINYMVSDAMANRWLKVGFLPASTNKAAKMPADNPLLAEAYQVWLTLNDYDGLGHYVDWATPTMNAELNQNVQLLLAGRQTADQMVANFDNNYQRYLKTLKH; from the coding sequence ATGTCTGTTTCCTCCGTTCGTTCGTTCCGAATTCGCAATGTGGGTCGGCTGCTGGCAGCAGGCCTGCTGGCGGGCAGCGTTTCTCATGCCGCTCACGCCGCTGTTACTCTGAATGAGTGGGATATCTACAACTACCCGGAGCAGACTGCCGCGGTGGATGAAGGGATTAAAGAGTTCTCCCAGCAGAATCCCGGCATCGTGATTAACCGCTCAGTTCACTCTTTTGAAGATACCCGCATTCCGCTGAAGCTGGCACTGACTGCCGGTGATGGCCCACAGATCGCCCAGGTCAATCAGGGCGGCGGTGATATGGGGTCGCTGGTTAAAGATAAGCTGCTGCTGCCACTCGACGGCTATGCCGCCAGCTACGGCTGGACCACGCGCTTCCCGGACTCGATTCTGAAACGTAATCGCTGGTCAGACAGTGGCGAGTTCGGCAGCGGCAAGCTTTACGGCGTCGCCAGTCTGGGCGAAATGGTCGGTCTCTATTACAACAAAGCGCTGCTGGATAAAGCGGGCATTGCGGTACCGAAAACGCTGGCCGAGCTGGAAAGTGCCATGGCGAAGCTGAAACAGCAGGGCACCGCACCGATGATGCTGGGCCTGCTCGATGGCAACATGGGCCAGCAGCTGCTCAGCACCCTGTGGCAGGCGCAGATTGAGAGCCACGACCGCAAGACGCTGGATAATCTGATTTACGATGTGGGCGGTACCTTCAAAGACAGCAAGCTGGTCAATGCCGCCACCATGATGAAGAGCTGGACCGACAAAGGGTACTTCTTCCCTGGCTTCCAGGGCATTGGTCACGACGATGCGGCGACGCTGTTCCAGAACGGCCAGGCCGCGTTCCTCGTCAGTGGCACCTGGTATCTCGGCCAGTTTAAAGACAACAAGGATATTCACTTTGCCGCAATGCCTGCCGGTGAAGGCGTGAAACAGCCGCTGATGGTGGGCGGGACCGATCTGGCGTTCTCGATTACCAGCACCGCCAAAGGCAAAGATCAGCAGGAGGGCGCGGCGAAGTTCATCAACTATATGGTCTCGGATGCTATGGCGAACCGCTGGCTGAAAGTGGGCTTCCTGCCGGCCAGTACTAACAAGGCGGCCAAAATGCCGGCGGACAATCCGCTGCTGGCGGAGGCGTATCAGGTCTGGCTGACGCTCAACGACTATGACGGTTTAGGCCACTATGTGGACTGGGCCACGCCGACCATGAATGCCGAGCTGAATCAGAACGTCCAGCTGCTGCTGGCGGGTCGTCAGACTGCCGATCAGATGGTGGCCAATTTTGATAATAACTATCAGCGTTACCTGAAAACCCTGAAGCATTAA